DNA from Agarilytica rhodophyticola:
TCACCCGTATGGAGAGCTTTATGGTAACTAAACGCCTTACTAAGGATGATTGGCTTACAGCAGGCTTCGAGGCTTTAACTTCACAGGGGTATGGCGGTATTCGTGCAGAAGCACTTGCCCGTAATCTTAAAACGACTAAGGGCTCATTTTATTGGCATTTCAAAAATTTAGGGGAGTATAAGCGCTGCCTTCTCGATAATTGGCAGCTTTTACGCACTGAAGAGATTATAGAATCTCTTCAAGAGTTTGAACCTGGAGAGGCTACACTTTATGGCCTCCTTGAAATGGCCAAAGAGGCCGAGCCTAATACTTATCTGATAAGGGCTGAGATGGCAATTCGTGAGTGGGCGCTACATGATATTGAAGCTGCGAAAAGAGTGACGACAGTGGATAATAGGCGAATTGAGTTTCTAGCAAAGCAATTTAAGGTTG
Protein-coding regions in this window:
- a CDS encoding TetR/AcrR family transcriptional regulator; the encoded protein is MVTKRLTKDDWLTAGFEALTSQGYGGIRAEALARNLKTTKGSFYWHFKNLGEYKRCLLDNWQLLRTEEIIESLQEFEPGEATLYGLLEMAKEAEPNTYLIRAEMAIREWALHDIEAAKRVTTVDNRRIEFLAKQFKVVGTKNAYFAKALYASYIGSRTLKASVKANANQEVRLVLKCLIDAVKKGVLVSD